The following are encoded in a window of Clostridium thermarum genomic DNA:
- a CDS encoding cyclodeaminase/cyclohydrolase family protein, whose translation MDFKNDTIYDFVDKLASSSPVPGGGGAAALTAALSSALGSMVFNLTIGKKSYEALDREAQERIEVALVKCNAKFKELLEHINKDGEAFSGLMEAYKLPRATTDEVIIREKNIQEGLVNAMMVPYKLAEETVNLMDYILIAAKYGNPNVISDAGVAAILAYAAVESCVLNVRINVKLIKDDMKEIVDSCNTLRERAEVLKKAIMDKVNGKI comes from the coding sequence ATGGATTTTAAAAATGATACTATCTATGATTTTGTGGATAAGTTGGCATCAAGCAGTCCTGTACCTGGAGGAGGTGGAGCTGCTGCTTTAACTGCAGCACTTTCATCAGCCTTAGGCAGCATGGTATTTAATCTAACAATAGGGAAAAAGTCCTATGAGGCCTTGGACAGAGAAGCACAAGAAAGAATAGAGGTCGCATTGGTTAAGTGCAATGCAAAGTTTAAAGAATTACTTGAGCATATAAATAAGGATGGAGAAGCTTTTTCCGGTCTAATGGAAGCCTATAAGCTTCCTAGGGCTACTACGGATGAAGTGATAATAAGAGAGAAAAACATACAAGAAGGTTTAGTCAATGCCATGATGGTACCCTATAAATTAGCAGAAGAAACTGTAAACTTAATGGATTATATTTTAATAGCAGCAAAGTATGGCAATCCCAATGTTATTTCCGATGCCGGAGTAGCGGCAATTTTAGCCTATGCCGCTGTAGAAAGCTGCGTATTAAATGTAAGGATAAATGTAAAACTCATTAAGGATGATATGAAGGAAATTGTAGACAGCTGTAATACCCTAAGAGAAAGGGCAGAGGTCTTAAAGAAAGCTATTATGGACAAAGTAAATGGTAAGATATAG
- the pdaA gene encoding delta-lactam-biosynthetic de-N-acetylase, which translates to MKVRILSLIVLGSLISSGCTNKLSLCSNINHSKYSNSANTFIERNSEAFYIDDKLEEEKNCKEEDKYRSSISKNLLVNFQNSFYSTKEHSWYFKPNNKGLPPEEPEEIVKLLNETSGYYIGNTEEKELYLTFDEGYENGYTNDILDTLKKHQVKAAFFVVEHYIKSNPELIKRMIDEGHLVCNHSAHHPSMARITDFDKFKKELGEVEEVFKEVTGKEMPRYFRPPMGRFSELSMHYTKDLSYKTIFWSLAYYDWDPKKQPNAAEAKKLLLKRTHNGAIVLLHAVSKTNRDILDDLITSWKAEGYAIKSLDELK; encoded by the coding sequence ATGAAAGTAAGGATACTGTCACTAATAGTTTTGGGCTCACTGATTTCATCAGGCTGCACTAATAAACTGTCTCTTTGCAGTAATATTAATCACAGTAAATACAGTAATTCAGCAAACACTTTTATCGAAAGAAATTCCGAGGCCTTTTACATTGATGACAAACTTGAAGAAGAGAAAAACTGTAAAGAAGAGGATAAATACAGAAGCAGCATTAGCAAAAATCTACTTGTTAACTTTCAAAACAGCTTCTATAGTACAAAAGAACACTCCTGGTATTTTAAGCCCAACAATAAAGGCCTTCCACCAGAAGAACCGGAGGAAATAGTAAAACTGCTAAATGAAACCTCGGGCTACTATATAGGTAATACAGAAGAAAAGGAGCTGTATCTTACTTTTGACGAAGGATATGAAAATGGCTATACCAATGATATCCTTGATACCTTAAAAAAACATCAAGTAAAAGCAGCTTTCTTTGTAGTAGAACATTATATAAAGAGTAATCCGGAATTGATAAAAAGAATGATAGACGAAGGACATCTTGTATGCAATCATTCTGCCCACCATCCATCAATGGCGCGAATCACTGATTTTGATAAGTTTAAAAAAGAATTAGGTGAGGTTGAAGAGGTCTTTAAAGAAGTTACCGGCAAAGAGATGCCTAGATATTTCAGACCTCCTATGGGAAGATTTAGTGAGCTATCTATGCACTATACTAAGGATTTAAGTTACAAGACTATATTTTGGAGCTTGGCTTACTATGACTGGGACCCAAAAAAACAACCCAATGCTGCTGAGGCGAAAAAACTGTTGCTAAAAAGAACACACAACGGTGCTATAGTGCTGTTACATGCTGTTTCAAAGACCAACAGGGATATCCTAGACGATTTAATCACTTCATGGAAAGCTGAGGGTTATGCAATTAAATCTTTGGATGAGTTAAAATAA